A window of the Podarcis raffonei isolate rPodRaf1 chromosome 4, rPodRaf1.pri, whole genome shotgun sequence genome harbors these coding sequences:
- the LOC128412309 gene encoding olfactory receptor 52K1-like: MAGGDQNGTANVSYTDFLLLAFPGLQESRYLLAIPFFCLYLMIVAGNSILIYTVRTDHSLHSPMYILIALLFAVNICGSTVILPKMLLSFLLRVSHISLTECLVQMFFLYFATMQDCNLLLLMALDRYVAICHPLHYTDIMTKKLLVILTLVALARGVAFVSPVVILASQVRFCRSNIIGHFACEHMALMRLSCGDISRNKVLGLTARTITAIFDFGFLLGSYGCILQVSMHMSSGHARHKAFHTCGTHLMVIFTTYSSRIISSIVYRLAKSASQDVHNLISAIYLFLPWILHPIIYGMRTKEIQDSLWKLLRRKWAHLVPGKAVAVSRIK, from the coding sequence ATGGCTGGAGGGGATCAGAACGGAACAGCCAATGTCTCCTACACAGACTTCCTTCTGCTCGCCTTCCCAGGCCTCCAAGAGTCCAGATATCTCCTCGCCATCCCTTTCTTCTGCCTTTACCTCATGATTGTTGCAGGGAACTCCATCCTGATCTACACCGTGAGGACAGATCACAGTCTCCATTCACCCATGTACATCCTGATTGCTTTGCTCTTCGCAGTCAACATCTGTGGCTCCACCGTCATCCTTCCCAAGATGCTCCTCAGCTTCCTTCTCAGAGTCAGCCACATCTCCCTGACGGAGTGCCTGGTCCAGATGTTCTTCCTCTACTTTGCCACCATGCAGGACTGCAATCTTCTCCTCCTGATGGCTCTGGACAGATACGTGGCCATTTGTCACCCTCTGCACTACACAGACATCATGACGAAGAAGCTCCTGGTGATATTGACACTGGTCGCTCTTGCCCGTGGCGTGGCTTTCGTCAGCCCAGTAGTGATCCTGGCTTCCCAGGTGAGGTTCTGCCGGTCCAACATCATTGGGCATTTTGCCTGTGAGCACATGGCCCTCATGAGGTTGTCCTGTGGTGACATCTCCAGGAACAAGGTTCTAGGCCTGACAGCAAGAACCATCACCGCCATCTTTGACTTTGGCTTTCTCCTGGGTTCTTACGGCTGCATCCTCCAGGTGTCCATGCATATGAGCTCTGGCCACGCCCGACACAAGGCCTTCCACACCTGTGGCACCCACCTCATGGTCATCTTTACAACCTACTCTTCCAGAATCATCTCCTCCATTGTCTACCGCTTAGCCAAGTCAGCCAGCCAGGATGTCCACAATCTCATCAGCGCAATATACCTGTTTCTTCCCTGGATCCTGCACCCCATCATTTATGGCATGAGGACTAAGGAGATCCAGGACAGTCTTTGGAAGCTGCTCAGGAGGAAATGGGCTCATTTGGTCCCTGGGAAAGCTGTGGCTGTGAGCAGAATCAAGTGA